In the genome of Lathyrus oleraceus cultivar Zhongwan6 chromosome 4, CAAS_Psat_ZW6_1.0, whole genome shotgun sequence, the window cagaatggattatccgttagagagattagctgagttgtatattgagaaaattgtaagtttgcatggtattccgtcgagtattgtttcggacagagatcctagatttacatcgaagttctgggaaggtttgcagagggctttgggaactaagctgagattgagttctgcatatcatccgcagactgatggtcagactgagaggacgattcagtcactggaggatcttttgagggcttgtgttttggaaaagggaggtgcttgggattgttatttacctttgattgagtttacctacaacaatagttttcattcgagcattggtatggcaccgtttgaagctttgtatggtaggagatgtcggacacctttatgttggtatgagtccggtgagagtgctgtggttggaccggagattgttcaacaaactacagaaaagattaagatgattcaggagaagatgaggattgctcagagtcgtcagaagagttatcacgacaagaggaggaagtcacttgagttccaagagggagatcatgtgtttcttcgtgttactccgataactggggttggtcgagctttgaagtcgaagaagttgacacctcgatttattggtccttatcagattttggagaggataggggaggtagcctatcgtatcgctttaccgccgtcacttgcgaatttgcatgaggtttttcatgtgtctcaattgaggaggtacattcctgatccgtcgcatgtggtcaaagtagatgatgtacaggtgagagataacctgactgttgaaacatcacctatgaggatcgaggatcgagagttgaagcagttgcggggtaaagagattgctttggtaaaggtagcttggggaggaccagcaggtggcaatgtgacttgggaacttgagagtcagatgaaggagtcttatccagagttattcgcttgaggtatgttttcgaggacgaaaactctttttagtgggggagagttgtaacaccccgataaaatatgataattatttaaattaagttaatagtatatttattaatttaattaaataattagattattattggaatattatttggaattattattattggaataataagttagaatatatataaagagtccatttggtaaaaagggtttttcacgtgaaaaccagagaagcgacagaaagtgagaaaagggcaaagaggaagagcaagagaacaagggttgaagaagggaaaagcttgaagctaaaggattgccggattaactcaggtaaggggggtttatcgtcgtttaatgggtattatgggttaacatgtaatgggtagtaataagccattgaattgaccctaatttggatgatgaatgttgcaaattgtgatgatcaaattacgttaaaaactgtgattaaatctataattggatgagttgtgattttctggacgtgtagccgtttacggaatcgaaatcggaggtccggaagtcctccgacggcgaaaaatgcgggtaattctgcattctgttcgtgttagcgcaggaacagctttctgtcttgcgttaaccggttaacccagggtgttaaccggttaacactgttatgataattaaaagaatttatttctgttttgcgttaaccggttaacccagggtgttaaccggttaacactgttatgaattatgagaaattgctgtctgtcttgcgttaaccggttaacccagggcgttaaccggttaacactgttaaaatgtgccaggaagcgtgttctgtgttgcgttaaccggttaacccagggcgttaaccggttaacactgttggaaaagtggaaatttgatatttaaatattgtggacatatttgatgattggcctatattggtgtatgatatagtagggatcatttcccgttgttttgaacagtataggtattagtagagtgtgctaatactgtgatttattatttggcatgatgtgaatatgattctgtgataaatatgctgatgatgtatgatggtatgcataatgctgtgaatgtatcggttatgtatgcaattgtgaatggactgtttatggcttagagtgtgagcatatgtccattgtggattgttgttgatggttgcatgctaggtgatttagcgtgcatagtatggcctttatggtggtagctaattcccatggtgaggaattagtgagtgagttattgtggattgttgttgatgtttgcatgctaggtgaattagcgtgcatagcatagcccttggggtggtagctaattcccatggtgaggaattagtgagtgagtcactaggtctcaaatgagtgggactagtgagcttggtagccgtatctggatttgatcggtgaggttgaactatgtgttcacgaatagtcggtaccgcatgcatggagtctcattgcataatgtatgtgtggcgtataatatgaatggatgtattccaatattatacgtgtgttttgtgtgtgttgtgttgagtatgattatgagttgatgttgccgttgctgaatgtgtgatatgattagggtgatgaaatgtgttaatttacttagcattacatgatattttataatgcttattatatcgattgaggaactcacccttacaactatgtttcaggtaacgagcagtgattgagtagaagctagtgcttggagtctagtgtagttccttaatgggtcatgctctggtagatgtaacatcgggacgggatgttttactttattggattttggttgttgaacaactttacatgtaatgtgttacatggtttgcatgattgattagatctctatccgctgcgaattgtgcaatgttttattttgtttaataaatgagcatgacaagatattttggtgaatggtgtgaagtgtcaagtgtgacacccttaaattgcatatctactctgatttatgttttgttgaattaattaattattggggtattttagaagggtgttacaaatgCAATTATTAAAGAGGATGGAACAAAGGTGGTATGTTTGGTAAAGGACGTGAAAACTCTGTGGTCGAGTATTTCTATGAGTACGAAGAATCATAGTGTGCTGGCAGGTGTACATGACGATTGTGAGGTGTGCAAGACTTGGCATGAAAGATGTGAAGAACTCAAGGACCGCGTCTAAGAGTTGATGAATCAAGGCGTCTTTCAGTTTTCAAAAGAAATAGATGGAAGCTCCGATGAAGAAAGTTCAGTCCATTGTATTTCATGTTCCCTCAACCTTTTCCTTATCAAAATTCTAAGGTTGTGCCTTAGAAGTATAATGCAACTGTCTCAGTTGGTGGTGAAGAAGTTCAAGTTCCTAGTGCAGAGATTGTCAATATATCCGGTCCAAGGGGGATGACCCGCAATGGTCGCGTGTTTGCACCGAAATATACTCCCAAGGTGGTTCCTACAATAGTTCTTCCTTCGTAGGTAGGGGAATCTGTCTGTGTTCCCATTATTCCAGTTGGGGCACCTGATTCTTCTATGACAAAAGGTACTTTTGATAATTCAGCTGAAGCAACAACTTCGAGGGGGAAAGAAGTGGTTAATGAGAAAGAACAAGTTGAGAAAACCATTTGTACAGACGAGGGGCAGGAATTCTTAAAGTTGATCAAAAGAAGTGATTTCAAGATTGTCGACCAGCTGGgtcaaactccatcaaagatctcaatcttgtcatTATTACTTAGCTCAGAAGCTCATAGAAAGGCTCTTTTGAAGGTGCTCAACACGGCCCATGTGATACATGATATCACGGTAGATCAGTTCGATGATGTGGTGGCCAATATTACAGCGAGCAAGTACTTGGGTTTCAATGAGGCAGAGTTGACATCTGAAGGACATAATCACAACAAAGCTCTACATATTTTTGTGACTTGTGCAGACACTTTAATCTTTAGGGTCCTAGTTGACATTGGCTTTTCACTTAATATTTTGCCCAAAAGCATATTAAGCCAATTGCCGTTTGAAGGACCAGAGATGAAATCAAGTGCTTTGATTatccgtgcttttgatggatctcGGATGGAGGTCATTGGGGAAGTTGATTTGCCAATTTGTGTGGGTCCCCACTAGTTTATCATCACTTTAcaagtcatggatatccatcTTGCATATAGTTTCCTATTAAATCGGATAACAACtgcaaaacaaaataaaacagATGTAAAAGACGATAAAATGCATACAAATATAAACAAATATCATGTGAAATGAGCCTAAAAACACGATACGATTTCTCGttatcaaattcccccacacttaGACCGTTACTTTTCCTCAAGCAATCACCTTTCCCAATCACTTCATTCACCTTCATGGTCCATTAATCATTacatacattcataatattctatcttcattcactccatgtgatatactgttatctttgagccaaatacaatatTCCTTTGAGCTCCATATTGTGTCTGCctgtgaaccaagagatgtttggctTATTGCTAGATACTTGATTCTCTTTGTTTTCGGCCATACCATATAGTGGCACTATGCCTTAGGCCCCCCACATATGGTTCACGtcagttttactcttgggttcagatTATATCCCTTTTTGGAGTCAAACTGCgttatcctttggttcaaaccatacctttatcacaacttcttttcaccttccaccattagttctatgaactacgaaGCTATGAATTCCTTATTGtactataaggatacgtaggcatgagggtccTAATCCTCTCCGAGCACTCTACctattttctttcctttttacTTTTATTTCTTTTATAAGTAATCCTTAGATATAATACTCATTCGAGCatagaacaatcaaaacggttcttgttgagtacaacggatgttaggggtgctaataccttccccttgcataaccgacttccttacccaattTTCTCTTTCCCGGtttttatcaatgttttcccttttcttcgagaataaataaagtttgatggtgactctattgtatgttcgagcgtgcgatgcgtttaggtatatttccgctagcttcactAGGCATGTGTGATATGGAGAGGTAAAATaaatatgtttttattttttaaaacatatGTGTTATAAGATTTTAACTTTCTAACATTGATGTATTTTTTTACATCACCGTGATTCATTGAAATGTATCAACCATGATAGAAATATTGCAAAGCAACCGCAGTCGGATGAACCATGATTTCAAGATGTGTGTAGCTATATGGGGTGCAAAATTTATCCAGTACTGGGTATACATTTATTAACCATGGTTTGTTGTCTGTTTTCATTGATAGATGACACTCATAACTTCTTCCTTCCATATTCCGTTTGGTGAAATGTCCATCACTCTTGAGGATGTGACATTGCATCTTCCGATCAAGGGTAGATTTTTAAACTACTCTAGACTAATTAAACCTAACACACTAGATATGATGATGCAATATTTGGGAGTTGATCCTAGTGATGCCCAACAAGAGATAGATGACACTAGAGGATATCATGTAAGGTTTAGATTTCTAGAGAAGTTGTACATATACCACCTAGATATAACCGTtgaggatgatggtgatgatgcATAGGTAACACATCATAGAGTATGCGCATTTAATTCATACCTCATGTATTTGGTTGCACGTCCATATTTGTGGAACTAAAGTGCATAATATGTTGATGTTGTCTACCTGAGATACTTCTTTGACTTGAAGAAGATTCATGAGTATAACTAGGGGCCTCTTATTTGGTGTGCATCTACTCAAAAATAGGTGATTCTTGTATATGGAAAACTTGACATATGACAACAAGGAACACCCTATATACGGTAATATATTTGCACCTTTATTTTTACTAATATTTCATAACACGTGTGTTTCGCCCTACTAATATTTCATATGTATCATTTTTAGGCATGGATCCTCCAACACTTCACACCTCAGCATATGTGGATGACTACGACGAGGCTTTGCCACATGGTTTCTCCTTCATCCCTCTTAAAGAGAATCAGGTGACCGAGTCATTCCGAGTTTTTAACTTAATCGCATCATGGAAGATGGCATAATATGTTGATGTTGTCTACCTGAGATACTTCTTTGACTTGAAGAAGATTCATGAGTATAACTAGGGGCCTCTTATTTGGTGTGCATCTAATCAAAAATAGGTGATTCTTGTATATGGAAAACTTGACATATGACAGCAAGGAACACCCTATATACGGTAATATATTTGCACCTTTATTTTTACTAATATTTCATAACACGTGTGTTTCGCCTTACTAATATTTCATATGTATCATTTTTAGGCATGGATCCTCCAACACTTCACACCTCAGCATATGTGGAAGACTACGACGAGGCTTTGCCACATGGTTTCTCCTTCATCCCAGAGTTTTTAACTTAATCGCATCATGGAAGATGGCATAAACTTCGTACCTTATGACGATCACCATGAGACACACCTCTTCGATGGCATATCCTTATATTGTGGATGGTTGGCTTGTGGGTCAAGACTGATGTATCCACGTCTGCCTAAGCGAGTTATTCTCTCATCCGGGTATCTGCATGGTATTCCTAGAGCCCCCAACATTGATGCTCCTCCCACAATCCTCCACAGAGATGTCAGTGTGGTGTGACAATTGGACGAGCGAGTATAGAGAGATGAGGCTTTTTGGAATGCACTCCTTAGAGGGCCCCTGTAGAAGTCATGATAGTCGAGATACATAATGCCTTATAGTACAGGAGGCAGAGGAGGAATTGGGGGTCAGATATACCCAGCAgttttctttttctttgattttgATCATTTGTATTCTGTGAACAATGTATAATTTATATTTTGGCTAAATATATGGCATTTTGATTGAGTCACATTTATGTATGGTTTGATTGAATTATATATGGTATTTTTATTGTATGTTGTATGGTATGATTACATAAGTTTATGATATTTTGATTATATGTCAAATTTATAACAAATATATTGTCCAAGAGAGAAATTTGCTATTCTTATGGTTAATACGTAAGTTAACTTTGGTAATATCTCCAATGTGTTGTGAAATAAACACTATCATAAATTCAAAACGTGTTCTATAGATTAGTATGGAATTTAACCTACAAATTAACCTTTCATAAATACGGAGGTTAACTTTCATATTAAAATTTGACAAAATGGTCACTCACGAAAGTGTTCTGGTGTATATCGTGGGACGTACAAATGTTAACTTATGTATTTTTTCATATGTATTATCGAGTTTCGTAAAGGTGACACTTCATCACTAAAAATGGGAATAGTAATCTCCAAAATTTATATGAATCCTGACAAAATTACAAGTATATAGTACAATTTAAAACCAAAACGTGTTTGGACTTGATAAATGATCCATCGAGTTATAATACTCCTTGTTAATTAGAGTTTATTTGATAAGACATAAAAAAGAGCTTTTAGCTTTTAGCTTTTACCTTTTCACCACATTAATGAAAAAGTTTTATTTGATTAGTGTCTTTTAGCTTTTAGCTTGTAgcttttttactagtttttagCTTCTTATTTTCAAAAACTATTTGAAGTAGTTTTTGAACTTGTAGCTTTTAACTTGTGACTTTTTCTTCCATTTATACCCGGTAAAAACCTATTTTTACCCTTCAATTTActatcttttatatatatattcgCGTCAATTTATAAGATGAAAGATGATGCAATGTTTATGTCTTTAAGTAACATTTAAGTTATATAATGAATTTCGAAATAGTGTTAATAATTCTCAAGTTAGTGAAACGACATAAGAAAATCAATGAGATCAACCAAGACgaaaaaatttaaaatatcttTGCAGTTTTATTGTAGAATATTAAacaataaatttatttttattattttttgaattaatcTAAATAAATTCAAAATTACAATATTATTAATTTGTGTATCTCGGTAAATTTCATCATAAAATTTATATAcaaatttaatatattttaatattattttttatttttcatatatattaaaactgttttcatatttttattaaaatatttatttttatcaaataaaaattaatttaataatataatataataagATAATGAAACAtcaaattttaattaaaaatatatattttattttaatatcaATCATCAATTATCCGGTACCAACTATTTGTCATTATTTTATCAAAAATAACCTTAATTTGATCGATGGTTAGTTATTTTGAATAACGTTTTTGTTATGCGGCTAAACCGTATACCAAGAATGACTGGTTCTAAAAGTCCAAGAGTATAACAAAAATGACAGCAATAACAATTGATGGAAATTGCCAAGTAAAATTGGTGCCTGTTCAATGAAATTAGGGTGTGGTGTGGTGTGctatatattttaattattttggtTATTATAACTAAAAATAATACTCTTAAGGAAGAAAGGATCAACCACTTTGATTCTAGCTACTACACGCTAATGTCTTTTGATTGTGTGAATCAAGAATATAATTAGTACCGTCTTTGGAGTCTAATTCAAATATTAATATACTCCATTATGTTGTATAAGGATACAATTTGAATGATTAGCTTCCGAATAAAAACTATTTGTATTAACTATAgtaatataaaataaaataaaaactttAAATTTAAAGATTATTGAGCCGCCACACCCATGCACCTACTTCTAGTCCTTCATGAATGTAAATGATTATATATGTATAAGTTGCATTAAGTATGTTTTTAAGAGTCAAACaaatatattaaaatatataaaatttatttcaGGGTGCAAAGAATAATAATTATCAAAAGTAAATAAATATTAAAGAGATTTTCTTTTATAAATCAAAAAATGGCCAAAAAGCATCCAAAGGTATATTAAAGAAATAAAGCTATGGAGATATAAAAATTAAGGGGATCAAAACCAAAACCCCTCAATAAATTTTTTTATAACAAGGAAGATCAGTAGAGTTTCTAGTAAATTTCATAAAAATATTCCTATGAGCCACCTCCCATCAGTGTTACAGTGTTAGCTAATCTATCTGCATAGTGATTGTCTTCTCTAAAAATATAGGTGGTCAAAAAATTCACAGATCTAGTAGTATATAAAGCATTCACATGAGATATGTTCCACTTACTTGACTTAAATTTCATAGGAAAATTATTTATATAGAATTTATTAGTTTTTCAAAATTATTGAAGTTCACCTTATTAAAGATGAACCATTAGGATATCGCGGAGGTTTGATTCTGCACTCTTGTGCACCTGATGTCCCTATATATCTATCAATTTAGTTATCTTAAGGGAACAAACTTATTAGTTGTTTTGGTTACAAGTTTAGTTgttttaattttatattattatttgagaaatacatttttattttctgtttaacaaactctcaaataattcatgttaatGCCATGTGAATTTGGAAAGATATGTTAGATAATATGTAGTGTGATTTTTTATTATAAAGAGTAGTTtagtttatttacattttattatatattttttttgtaacCTTAATTTTACAAGTTATATCATTCACATTATTGAAACTCTAGCTTATTTCTCATTTTCTATTTTGTAATCTATATATAAACATGATATTAGAGTCGGGTTAAAAACTGAAATGTGAGAATTAGATTCAGATTCGCGTTAAACATGAGGATGGATGTTGAAGTTGAATTTGTGTTGTTTGAGAATTAAACTCATGGTCATGCTAGATGTGAGGGTGATTgttgaagttactttgtgttaTAGATTTTTGGGTTGTTGGATGTATACATGTGTTTGGGAAATCTCATCCTTTGAGTTATATTTTGGGATGAGATCCAAGTTCATTTAATAAGGGAGGATGAAAGAAAAACAAAAGTTCCTACAAAGGAGGATGGAAGAGAGACAAAAGTTTCAATGAAGTAAAGAAGAAAATAAATGTCCATTCATTCGAAGAGAGATTCAAAGAGAAGACAATTTTTTTTTGAAGAGTACTCATTTTACAAATGTGGTTAGTCATGAGAATGGTCTTTTACTTGTTCGAAAACAAAGAGAAGTAATGTGAGAATTTAGATAAAGGGATGATATATTGTATCCAAGTGTCACATCGAGttgaagaaagaaaaaaaaagtaaagTATTCGTATAAATAAAAAAGTTAGTTTGAGTTTTCTTTATCACAATTGCTTTAACCTTGTGGTTGTAATAGAGTTTAAGTAGTTGTTTGTTATGAAATGATTTGTAATTTTTCTTTGCAAACAGATTATATTTGAAAGTATCTTACAATTTTATGTGTAAAAATTGTAGTTGAATGAGTTGATAATTTTTCCATGCAAAAAATTGTACTGGATAGAGTTTGCAATTTTTTGTGCAAAAACTAGAAGGAGAAGGAGAAGTCAAGAAGAGAAGGAAACCAATCCAAACCAAAGATAACCAAATTAATTCAAATCAACCTAAAGATGAACCAAAGGAAACTAAATCCTAATTTTCATGCACGTAGTGAGAGACAACATATCGAAAATAATTTAACAATTCAACTAAAAAAAATCTTCAATAGAACCAATCatcaaaatcaaaacaaaatgtttttttgaatttttgaaggAGAATCGAAACAAACTCCATATATCATAATAAATGAGCTTGAATCACATCTCAAACACATTTATATATCCAACAATTTGAAAATCTAAACAATATAAAACTCCAATCAACCACGCAAATACAACTTCAAcaaaattaatattaatatgagATTAAAGTAGCCATATATAACCTTTAAACATAAAAGTTAATTGAAGAAATATTGAGATTAATTAATATTATAGCAATAAAAAGGATTAATTTATGTTATTGAGATAAAAAAACTTGTTTTCTGATTAGTGGTAGTACTATTTGATTGTACTAACTATGGTTTCTATGTTTAATGATTCAAAAATTGTACAATTTCCTTTTTACATGTACTTATttttttgacaatttcctctttACATATAAAATAAGATTTGTATGATTTTTTCTTCAcaaatattaatattattatcCCTCCTTTCCGCCCTCATTCCACATCAACAACCAAACCCCACCAACTCTTTATAAATAATTGAATCCTCTTCTCTATCCCTCTCATATTCTATTCAACTATTTACATCCCAACAAGACAAAAACAAAACACAAATTTCTTCTACAGTTTCAAGATCAACCCATTACAGAATCCACACAAAGGAACAACAAGGATCATCAGTTTCATGTCAATGGCTCACATGTTGAGACTCACTTTGGCCTTATGTGTTTTAACCACTGTGTTTTTTACATGTTCAGCTCAAACATGTAAAAACCAAACATTCTCAAACAACAAAGTATTCACAACATGTCGTGATCTTCCGCAATTAACCTCGTATCTCCACTGGTCATTCGATCAAACCAGTGGCAAACTAGACATAGCATTCAGACACGGCGGAATCACTTCAACAAATAGGTGGGTTGCTTGGGCTATCAACCCCAGCAACACTCTCGACCCCGCCATGCTTGGAGCTCAAGCTTTGGTGGCTATTCCACAATCTAATGGAAGCACAAAAGCTTATACTTCATCCATCGCAAGCACAAGCACAACGTTGCAAGAAGGACCAATTAGTTATCCTGTTTCTGGTTTTTCTGCGACGTATCAGAACAACGAGGTTACTATTTTTGCGACTCTGACTCTTCCAAACACTACTACCTCGTTGGTTCATGTATGGCAAGACGGGTTTTTATCTTCTTCTGATTCGACTCCTCAAGAACATAGTCATGAATCTTCCCATCAAAACTCAAAGGAAGTCTTGGATCTTGTTTCTGGTACCTCCCAAGCTGTAAGTGGGATCGGTTCGCGtcaaagaaaaagaaatgtaaGTATCCATGTTTTAAGGATTCAATTGATAATAAGCAAACTTATAAGAATTTTTACATGTTCCGTGTCGTGTCTGAGTCTGCATCTTCAATTGAATACTTGTTCCGTGTGTCTGTGTCTGTGTCAATGTTTTATAGTTTGATATGATTGGTTTTTGAATCTAAATTATTATTCGTCTTGATTTTCAGACACATGGAGTACTAAATGCAATAAGCTGGGGAATCTTGATGCCAACAGGAGCAGTAATAGCAAGATATTTGAAGGTATTCAAATCAGCAGACCCAGCATGGTTCTATCTTCACATAACATGTCAAGTTTCAGCTTACATAATTGGATTATCTGGATTTGGAACTGGTCTCAAACTTGGTCATGACTCGGAGGGTATTACATACGACACACATAGAGCAATTGCTATTGTTCTTGTAACGTTTGCGACTCTTCAAGTATTTGCTCTGTTTTTGAGGCCAAACAAAGACCATAAATTTAGACTCTACTGGAATATCTACCACCATGTTATTGGATATGCAACCATAAGCCTTAGCATTGCGAATGTTTTTAAGGGGTTTGAAGCTTTGGGAGATTCTGTTGGGGATCGTTACAAGAACTGGAAACATGCTTACATTGGAATTATTGGTGCTTTGGGGGGTATTGCTGTCTTTTTAGAAGCTTACACGTGGATGATAGTATTGAAGAGGAAGCAAGTAGAGAACAAAACTTCACATGCTGTTAATGGTGCCAATGGATATGGATCATATGCTTCTTCTACCCTCTAGGTGTAGGAATCATGTGTAGAAGAAAGATtatattgaatttttttttaatgtatttttttgtatttttattaCCATTTTGGACCCGCTTTGTATATTTTGGGTACTTCAGCTTCTACTTGAGAGTCTCAGTTTTGGCTTTTGAGGTAATTCTTTCACAGGATACTTACTTTTAGGGGTTGTTT includes:
- the LOC127138302 gene encoding cytochrome b561 and DOMON domain-containing protein At4g17280; this encodes MSMAHMLRLTLALCVLTTVFFTCSAQTCKNQTFSNNKVFTTCRDLPQLTSYLHWSFDQTSGKLDIAFRHGGITSTNRWVAWAINPSNTLDPAMLGAQALVAIPQSNGSTKAYTSSIASTSTTLQEGPISYPVSGFSATYQNNEVTIFATLTLPNTTTSLVHVWQDGFLSSSDSTPQEHSHESSHQNSKEVLDLVSGTSQAVSGIGSRQRKRNTHGVLNAISWGILMPTGAVIARYLKVFKSADPAWFYLHITCQVSAYIIGLSGFGTGLKLGHDSEGITYDTHRAIAIVLVTFATLQVFALFLRPNKDHKFRLYWNIYHHVIGYATISLSIANVFKGFEALGDSVGDRYKNWKHAYIGIIGALGGIAVFLEAYTWMIVLKRKQVENKTSHAVNGANGYGSYASSTL